In the genome of Deltaproteobacteria bacterium, one region contains:
- a CDS encoding MFS transporter, giving the protein MKKTIDQYFKQNAFGISSVEFLWGLGLPVVIESTFLQLFLKSLGASSFVIGFIPAIFFVGCSVFGLLASYITSGMIFKRNAVIWLHVVSGVALLFFGCFLFLFGKIPAILLVFFISYAVFSVCIGMTVPVWLNYAVNMFSAERTVMGFSYMMISQHVARLICSIFIVKWVEKYSFSSRASALIFIAVGVLFAASAVLFLFTREVARDGKNNDRGGRSLLRYTLDSVRAILKNRNFLYFLAGDMDYFVVVTAISFYANYATTYCGIKPAIAAGMFVGLLYLGAISCNILLGSMGYLSPRDKYIFSKIAAIAALLLIVVFREYWSFLLASFLFGACRGTRSIVFGPTVGRLSGLNDATSYFAVAPLLTLLFATGLPLAFGRFLDRFAWLEGDSYRIVFTVSVFLIAGTFFALMKVDFD; this is encoded by the coding sequence ATGAAAAAGACGATCGACCAATACTTCAAGCAGAACGCTTTCGGCATATCGAGCGTGGAATTCCTGTGGGGCCTGGGGCTGCCGGTGGTCATCGAGTCGACCTTCCTGCAGCTGTTTCTCAAAAGTTTGGGCGCTTCGAGTTTTGTCATCGGCTTCATTCCGGCCATCTTCTTCGTGGGGTGCTCCGTTTTCGGTCTGCTTGCCAGCTACATTACCTCGGGAATGATCTTCAAGCGCAACGCCGTGATCTGGCTGCACGTCGTGTCGGGTGTCGCCCTCCTTTTTTTCGGCTGTTTTCTGTTTTTGTTCGGCAAGATTCCGGCCATTCTTCTCGTGTTCTTCATCTCCTATGCGGTGTTTTCCGTATGCATCGGCATGACCGTACCGGTTTGGCTGAACTATGCCGTGAACATGTTTTCCGCCGAACGAACCGTAATGGGTTTCTCCTACATGATGATTTCCCAGCACGTGGCCCGGTTGATCTGCAGCATTTTCATCGTCAAGTGGGTCGAGAAATATTCCTTCTCGTCGAGGGCATCCGCTTTGATCTTCATCGCGGTGGGGGTTCTGTTCGCTGCGAGTGCCGTACTGTTTCTGTTTACCCGGGAGGTGGCCCGGGACGGGAAAAACAACGACCGCGGTGGGCGGTCCCTCCTGCGGTACACGCTGGATTCCGTGAGAGCTATCCTCAAAAACAGGAATTTTTTATATTTCCTGGCGGGCGATATGGACTACTTCGTGGTGGTGACGGCCATCTCCTTTTACGCCAACTATGCCACCACCTATTGCGGCATCAAACCGGCCATTGCGGCGGGAATGTTCGTGGGGCTGCTCTATCTCGGCGCTATCAGCTGCAACATTCTCCTGGGCTCCATGGGATATCTTAGCCCCCGGGACAAGTACATCTTTTCCAAGATCGCCGCCATCGCCGCCCTCCTGCTTATCGTCGTTTTCAGGGAATACTGGAGCTTTCTGCTGGCCTCCTTTTTGTTCGGTGCCTGCCGGGGCACGCGTTCGATCGTATTCGGACCGACCGTGGGCAGGCTGTCCGGACTGAATGACGCCACCAGTTATTTTGCCGTTGCTCCGCTGCTGACCCTGTTGTTCGCCACCGGCCTTCCCCTCGCTTTCGGGCGGTTTCTGGACAGATTCGCGTGGCTGGAGGGTGATTCCTACCGGATCGTTTTTACGGTTTCGGTGTTCCTGATTGCGGGCACCTTTTTTGCTCTGATGAAGGTCGATTTCGACTGA